DNA sequence from the Oncorhynchus keta strain PuntledgeMale-10-30-2019 chromosome 1, Oket_V2, whole genome shotgun sequence genome:
cttagagaccttggaattaagggccagagccagcgttcggcaatcaaagctgtatcggaagcggcagaaggcagcagtcagtggctctggatgaagaggaaagaccccagctgggccccgaagtgagagggccaggaggtatgcggtcaacaatgcttgactcagggaggacgcccctgccatgcatagtcccatgggatgttggctatcatcaacaaggcaactcctatgactaattgggaatgggacgcaagcgtaggattgatcaccctgtcgctggccgcctttggggagggtgtatagttctgaaaggccgaaacacccttggaaccaaaggtacactactgacgatgcgctccccaaatttcaccacgctcactgttcattaactcttggaagtgcttgcacaaaggatagtaacatctcatcctgtgttcttggaatctgaatctgaatgccctgtatatattcATCACAGGGggtggggggaaaaaaatggTTGATATTGATATGACTTAAAAGtttacaaacagggttgtcaaactattgTATAATTACTTAAACATTTCTTTAATAATAACTGTCATTTAACCTTAAACATCAACTATCAAAAATCGTGTTAACTTTGATTTGTCATATTCACACGTTGTAGCTTAGACCCCTTTTTACATCATCTGAGGTTGTCTTGTGACTGCCATCGGTTGAGACACAACGTGCTCTTGAGtacagggtgggtgtcatgtTTTGGCTGATAAATGTACTCACAAGTTGACATTTCAACTTACAAATGGTACCACAAAGATGGTTGGAAGTCCACACATAGAATGTTGATTTGAATGGGAATATCTGTTTTTAAATTCTACTCTTAATCTTCCAAAGGAAACCCATTGAAATCATAGAAATATAGACAATAGAATATATATGACTGTTTCAAGGTTCTACACAGGATTTTTATTAAGAATGTATGCATTGTaaatttcagaaaatgtccaAAATATATTTGCAGTAATAGTGGAATGGTGTGTTTCACAGTATTACTTTTGCCCTCCAGTGTTGGGATTGGCTATGATATTTGTATATTGGTTTCCTCCTTCCTGAATGGCATCTGATTTCAAAACGGGAAAGCTGTTTTGACTTTGTAGCTGTGTTAATCAGGTCAAGTGGTAAATGTAGAAATCACTGTCATTTCCTGATTGCTAAAATTCTACACTGTTCGCTCAGTTTCAGAAAACAAGCACTGAATAGTGTAGGGAATCGGTGTACCATCTAAATCGCTGTGTATTATATTCTTAATAGCAATAAAATGTCTTTACGGCTGTTTGAAGCTGATGGACCCAAACCGAAAGTAAAAGGCTGGAATGCAATTCTCTGCCATGTTACGGGGAAATGGGATGCGGTGGAGGAAATTTGTTTTGAATGCAGCCAAGTGCTGTTGCAAATCACCAAGCTTCCACATAGGTGCTACACCTGTAATTTCACCCCTATCAGTTGACATTTGAATGTGGGTGGatcggaaggtagcctagtggttagagcgtttgaccagtaactgaaaggttgcagtatcgaatccccgagctgacaaggtaaaaataggTTGTTCTACCCCTAAGCAAGGCAGTGTTTCCCAGGCACGgaagatgtggatgtcgattatggcagccacCCGCACCTCTGATTCAGCCACCCGCACCTCTGATTCAGCCACCCGCACCTCtgatgtggatgtcgattatggcagccgcccgcacctctgattcagaggggttgggttaaatgcggaaggcattcacttgtacaactgactaggtatctcccttcgTGATAGTAATCAGAAGTTCAAATTTCAATGGTGTAGCAGCTAAACTGCAGTGGTCTGAAGGATAGGTCCATGCTAAGAATTATATTTATATGATTGAAATGACACTCACCCTGTATTCAAAAGCATGTGTCTCAACCGAAGCTTGCACCCCTATTTGTAAGCTTTTTGAatgatatcaaactcaaccgtttatcatttccagtgatgaagacgtGGATGTCTCGTGGTATGGTGGGGAATGCAAAATGGGTCAGCTTTAAACAAACACCTTTTATCTCTGGAATGTTCTGGAATTCTGTTATAAAAAGTAACTTTCAGACAACTCCTTCCATGGGCAAACATGTATGCAAAGTTTTTTTAATCAAAGAGGATCTGTCAAGTGACTCAACTCAAATGGTTTTGGCCCCGGCAACCTGGTTTCTGTACTGAACTAACTACTCTGTAGTCTACTCTTGTGTTCATGCGTTCTTACTCTTCTGCCTGTGCTTTCAGATTCCTGGCTGAGCTGTGAGAAGACTGCCATTCTCCAGGGAGGCTTTCTGTTGGCCAACAGATTGTGCCAGCCAGCGTCACTCAGTGCCCTGCAgaaggaggactggagtaaggttgGCCACCCAATTCTACAGGCTGTCAGAGAAATATGTGGGCAGGAGCGAGGTAGCTGTCTGAGCAGTGTTCACTGGAAGAAGAAAATCATCTGCGTCTTATGGAGCAAATTACTGGGGCGGGAGAGCGAAGAGGACATTGAAATCGGCTGGAGGGGGAATCCATTCTTCTCTCTGCAGAACAGTCTACCTGATATTAACCGAACAGTGATGTTTGAGCTGGTCAAGTTGAAAGGCTTCTCTCAGATCTACGCCCAGCTGCTTTTGTGTCTGCCGTCGTCCCACCTGAGTTCTGAGCTAGAGAAGCTAGTTCAACACATCACCCGTAACAGCACTGAGGAGGACGTCCGCGTCCTGCTGGAGGTGTGGTGGGAGCTGTGGAAGGGCAGGGAGGGAAGGCAAGAGGATGACCTAGATACGGTCTTTACTAACCAGTGGACCCGCCTCCCCAACACCACTGGCCTCTCGCCTCATGCTGCCAAAAGATTCAAGTCAAACCCAGATACCCCAGCACCATCCACCAATGATGTGCTGTCCATTCTTTTTCATGCTCTGGAGGAGGTGAAAGAGCATCTGAGCACCTCTGACCTTTGCTACCGTGCCCTATCCAACTGCCTCGACTCCCTGTACACCTCACATCTGATAGACCAAGCTATCATCCTCCCAGCTGAGGTGCAACTTCAGAGCCTGAACAGTGCGGTGACTGTCAGAAAGAGGCATGCTGGGATAGAGAAGTTTGATCTGGTCCAGGTGATAAGCGAGGCCCACAGTGACCTGAGGGCAGCCCACACACCCTCCCAGTTTAAACCCTGTGGAATGACACTATTGCAAGCACTGCAGACTGTCTCACAGCTCACTCAGACCTGGGAGAAGAGAGGGCTGCTGGAGATGATAGACAGCTGTGACCCCAGTGTCTTGGCACGCCGTCTGAAAAGCTGTCTGGCCAGAGTGCTCGAGTCCCTAGAGGAACTTTCCATGTCTGAGACCATGGATGAGGGTGAGCGCCAGACACTGAACAATGTGCAAAGCACTTTTAGAGGCTTGTTAGTCTCACTGTCCTTCCCCGACACAGAGAGCAATGCTGGGGAAATGGCCCACATTGCCGTAGCCATCATTAACCACCGCTTGGAGGGCTTCCGAGATTTCACTACTCTATTTGCAACTGAACTGAGCTGGTCCCTGAATGTGGAGGAGTGGATCAGCTGTCTGGAGAGAAACAAAAACGCATTCCAGCGAAAGGACATTGTAATGAAATTAGTCTCCACTCTCATTGCAAAGTGCCAAATAGATACTGAAGAAGTAGAGCACTGCAGAAAGCTGAAGGACATTATTGTGAACATTTTCGCAGAGCTCCCCTTAGCTGAGAAAAACACAACATTAGCGGAAATGCTAACCTGCTCCAAGAAGGGTCTCCAGAGCTCTCTGCCCCAGGCTGTGACGGAGGGCTTTAGTGAGGAGCTCAACATGGCGTTCAACTGCATCATCCAGGGTGGATCGGCGCAGAAGAACCTCAGCTTGGCTGTGGCCGCCATAGCCCGCGTGGCCTTTCAGAACCCCGAGGCCACCCTGCGTCGGTGCTGCCATCTAGCGGTGGTGAACCATGGGGCCCACAGCCTCCTCTCCAATATACTCCAGCAACTCCCAGGGCTGAGGGGGGGTGCCACCGGTTGCACAGAGGGGACGGGCAGCTCTGCGGGGAgcttactgtgcagctgtcttcaagATACTGCCATGACTAAACTGTCCTCGGCTAAGGAGGAGGACCAGTTCCTGCACTTCCTGGTTGCACTGATGCAGCCGAGCATTTCCGAGAGCGGACAGAGTTTCCTGCACCCTGAAGAGGTTGTGTGTGCCTTCGTCCTgcctcacctctccccctcctgctctAGCACCTGCAGCCTGGAGCTGTGCCTGCGTTTGCTCCACTCTGCATTTTCTCTGGATTTCCAGGATGCATCTCCGCACTGGGTCATGAACTGCTCCCCGTTCCCCCTCCTCTGCGTCCTCTGCCAGCTCCTGAACGAGGGCTGCGGGTGCTGGGAGCTTCCTGCAGAGGGCGCACCACGTCACTTATCCATGGAGTCCAAGGTGCTGCTCGTCACTGTGCTGACTGCATTGGGCAAGGTGGTGGGACGGGAGGTGGCCTCAGCCCCCAACTCCTGGTCCAGAGCCCTTTTCTGGCTCTACAATAAGGTGGAGGCCCTGGACTGGACTGTTCGCTTCCACCTGAAGGTAGTGTGGGGGGATCACTTCAAAAACGAGGTGCCGTCCTCACTGTTGGCTGTGTGCGAGCTGCCGGAGCAGGAGTGGTCTGGCCTAAAGTTGTCCCAGTATGGGCAGGGCACAGGGCTGCTGGCGTGGATGGAGTGCTGCGCTCTCTCTGACGAGGTTCAGGACACCATGCTGACCTCTCTGGCTCTGGACCAGCATCGGCCCGACGACGTCAACATGTTCAGCAAAGGCCTTCTGGTGGCTGTGACACAGACTCTACCCTGGTGCACCGTCGCCGAGTGGGGCAGGCTGCTGAGAGCCATGCGAGAGCTGCTCCGCTCAGGTCGTCTCCACGTGCCTTACTCTCTGGAGTATGTGGACTTTCTCCCCTTGCTGGACCTGCGGCCGTTCTCCTGCGAGCTTCGTCTGTCCGTGCTACTGCTGCGTGTCCTCCAGCTGCTCTGCGGCTCCAGCTGCAAAGACTGGCTGCCCGGCCAGGGCTGGGCCCACGTGGGACTGCTGTACGCCAGCGCCATGAGAGAGATCATAGACTCCCTGAGGGGAAAGCTTTCGCCATCTTCCTCAAACACCTCCATCAAAGACCCAAAAGAAGAGAGGGCAGCTACCACCACCGCCAGCCAGGAGGTGCTGTTTGTACTGAGCCAGCTCTTCTGCCATGTGCAGCACATTCAAGTGATGATGCCCGGCGGTCAGTGTGAGTCCCTGTTCCTGTGTGCCCTGGAGATCCTGACCCACTACGAGGCAGTACTGGCCGCACACCCCAGCTGCTGCTCCCACCTGGAGAACAAGAACACTCGCCACTTCTTCACCACCATCACAGACAACCTGGACAGCGCCGAGATGAAGGCTGTGTTGCATCAGAAAATTGCTCAGCTGGCATCTTCAGGTTGATGCACTTAAGACAGTGCTCAAATGAGGGTTTATTGTTCCCAGCCTCATACAATGTTCTGACCCAAAATGTACTTTTGAATAAAACTGACAAATTGCATGTATTTCAGTGGTTTATTAATCAAAACTCATTGAAACAAACTTTGATCATCCACACTAGGACACAAGACAGGGTTACAACTTGATCAAAATGCTTGGGCTTTCAGTGCTTATTTCATGTCTGTCAAATCTATTTTCTAGTGCAACATTTCATACTTAACTATGAAATAATTAATTGAAATATGTTGGATAGAAAGTTACCCTGATTAGTCATGATGTCACGCTTTCAGGTAGGAAAAAAAATATTTCTTGCACAAACTACATCGTATAACAGTGTCTGACCCCTGAGAATTTTTATAAATACCAGTCATTTTGTATTCATAGGCAGTTGCATGTCCTAAAATCCACAGACCATTCCTTCAGAGGCAACGATTGAAATAACTCATGGCATTGAGGGCAAAGGAAGCATAATTGACATGTTGCTAACCACAGAATTAGATGACACCTCTAATCTGTCTTTGAGCCATCTTTATGAGAAGGTTGACCCGTTGACCCAGTCTGACGCAGGTAGAGGCGATAGGCCTTGCGACACAGCAGCACAAACCAGTAGATCTGAGGTGCTAGTAAGGATAGGTTGGCTAAGTTGCAGTGGAGCTGTAGATGGAACGGCACTTTGTGGAAGGGAATGATGTACTGCTGACCATACACCCAGTACATGTAGGGGAAGAGCAGGATACGGCAGGTGAAGAAACTCAGCAGAACCATCACACCGTTGACTCTGTGAAGCCGTGAGTCATCTAGTCCCAACTACAGAGGAAAATATATGAATTGTTTAATTATTGTACACCGAGTTATAGTACAATTCATACCATGTTCAGACTAGCTAAAGCACAAATAAAAAACAAAGGGGTTTATGAATCTGGGAGTGGCCTTACCTGGATCAGAACCTTTCCTAATGAGACAAATGGAGTGCTGAATTCAGCCATGAAGAAACAGCCAATGAAGAAGTCTCCACCTAGACCGGTCCTGAGGAACTGAGGAGGGGGGGAAAAAAGCATGATATGAATATTAAAAACAAACTCATTGAGCACAGCCAGCTGTTGAGGATGACACGGTCGATTATCAATAACAAAAACTGGACTAGTCACAAATTTCAACTGCCGATGTAACGCATCAGACATAAAGTTGCTGTACAGTAATTGTGCTCCCTCACCAGAGTGATGGGCATAAAGACCGTGAGGAGGACCATGTGATGAAACACCAGCAGGGGATACCGGAGGAGGAACAGCTTGATGGTAAGGAGGGAGTGCTTCATGTACGCCTCGTCCCCTTTGACCTTTTGACTGTGGTAGTTACTCAGATACATGGCGTAGATATCAAAGGCCATGTAAGGGGCGCCAAACCACACAAATTCATTGGTCAGTCTGTGCCTAAAGAAGATGGTACATTAGGATCATGATGAAAGTAAGCACTTAcgctggattttgtgttaaaacTGATGATTTAACCAGTGAAACAAATAGAAATGTGGCCTTATCCTTTATCACTGAATCCTCTTCCTACACCCAATGAAACTGGAGGTTCAGGTAAAATATAAATAGGGCCGTGTTTTGGTTAATCATGTCACATGACCTGGaattaaacatttttaaaaaaggtcCCGAACAGTCACTGATTCCCATGTAAACTAACATTTTGAGTGACTAAAATAAAATCGCCCATAATTTGTTTTGGATAGGAATGCTAAACTCCCCCCATGGCTAACTACCAGGACGTTTGAAAAGACAGGCTGAGTGGGCGAGAAGCTTATATTCATGAGCCCGACGTTGAGTGACAGCTCTTTGAAACGCCCATGTCAAGCAACTTGAATGTAGTGTTGCAGTAAAATCATCAAGCAAATTTGGTGATACAAAAAGCAACTCAAACACTGACATTGTTTCAAATTTATATTTTGCTATACATCTTCCATTTCTCTTGTGAGGCggttcacagcagcactgacACGTGTCGACTTGAGTTTTGAACGACCCTCCCGCTCCCTTTTtgttccatgctggctgaagacctagctagaCAGTAACTAACTACAGACGAAACAAATATATTTGCCATAGATGAATAGGATAAACTTTTAATTATATTTTCGGAGACCCTACAGTCAAATTGACTGTTAATGACCTTAAGCTTTTTCAAAACTGTTTCCTTTTTTTACTATGAATAATGGAGAAACAGTTTCAGTCACGAAGGAAATAAACACAGCTAAACCCGGCAGATAATGAGACCACAGTGTTAAAATTGGGGCGGGGGAGTTGTGCTCAAGTTAAACTCTAGAGGACTCGTTGACGTGCTCTTGTTGTACATGTCAGTCTTTTCTATCAGTGTACTACGGCCTCTGCCTGCCCCCCCGcctgccccccccaaaaaacttgTTTTTAATGGCTCTGGTTGTAACAGAGAATCACTGGTTAAATTCCTACCAATCACTACACGTGATGATTGCTGTTTAAAAAGGAAATTATTTAAATATGAATTCTTACCTGTCAGACATCACATCATTGGAGGCAGTAGCAATTATGAACCCAACAATAGTAGCCAGAGTTGCATGGATGGAGGACAGCAACCTTGTGAAGAGATGGAATAGATGAGATGAGGCTATGCAAGTGCGCACAATTGGTTTTTCATTTGTTCTAATATTAATTTAAAATGGCAAACAAAATGTTATATTAATATATTGGTGCCAGGTAAAGTTATGTAGACAATATGGTACGTTAGTGATTATACATTTCTAGATAGGCTTCATTTAGTGTATTTTAATTCCATTGCTAATTTGGAAATACATTATTTTCAGATAAAGCATTTTTTCGGTTGCATGTACGTTTTTATTTGGACCCTTTTTGGAAGTCCATCTGTCGCTCAGTGAAACGCCATTCTTTGGTAAGTACCGAACGCATTTTGACATTATTAAGCTTGAAGAACGGGTTAATGGCAAGTTATATTGCTCTTGGTTTTAAAGGAGAATCGGCATCTTATTATTCTATGTCTCCTGTAAATCCAGGTTGCGGTTCAGTTCTGATATTTTTCTCCGGAGTTGTTGCGATAGAACTAGAAATCTGCTCACTGAAATACTTAGTGTCAATAACTAGTTAAGTCATTCAATGACAAGAACTGGCTAACTTATGCATACGGAAATAGTCGCACAATAAAGCCTACCTTTCGCTGACCACAAACACATCTGCATCATTCAAATTTTTGAAAGTGGATTCAAGCACTTTCCTGGATATGAAGAACAGTCCCGGGAAAAATACAACGCCACAAGCTAACATATACATGATACACTCGCATTAACCAGCTACACTGTCCAAATACGAGGAAGCAGGAAGCGAACCGTACTTGCATGCGTTCACCCCGAAGATGCAAATTAATAGTAGCTGAGCCTTTTAAGCTCAGGTACTATTCAAATAGTTTAGCATCTGACTGGAAGTGTGCGGAGACTTTCCTGTTTTTTCTGAGGAAACCTCCAAAATAAAAGCACACATTTCAAAACATTGCAATGTCGATTTCAAAATATATTACAATTAATCAATGACCATTTATTTGTATTGTGCTTATGAGCAAATTCAACAAGAAATGTATGAAAACAATGAGAAATATTTATGAAAACAATGAAAAATATcgtataaaaacatttttaagactggtttacattttttttaaagaactgtGCAGAGATAAAAGCGAGGTTGGAAATACTTATAAATAGGATCTTTACTAGCCATATATTTTTTTAGGGTGAATGTCATCTAAATATCCAGCAGCGCTTCGTACTCTGCCTATTCCATTGCCCCCAATGCAATACACCAGGGGTGTTAAACTCATTCCacgagggcctagtgtctgctggaTTTTAGTCttctcctttcaattaagacctagacaatcAGGAGAGGGGAGTCCCTGACTAATCAGTGatcttaattcatcaatcaagtacaaggaggagcgaaaacccgcagacacttgTCCCTccttggaatgagtttgacatgtgCCATATGCAGTATATGGAAATAATTTGGTtaaagatttttttaaattattatttgtgCCAAGGTTAAAGTGGGGTTAGAAGTAGTCAGTAATGTCTGTAGAATCTTGATTACACACACAATCTatatgtgacccgattcaggaaactaggcttaTGTCGCAAGTCATGATTTCACATTTTTTTGTCAAAATGTTTTTTTGgaggcagaaatgccttcttgaacatgtgaactttcatgtgccttaaaatCTAATTGTATGCCATATGttaatacaaataaaatggttaaattaagagcctagttggtttagccacagaaaaagtctgAAACCTtcccatgattggctgagataatgagtggacTGCTCaagccgagagatgagtttggattggtctgcggTGTAGCATCTTGTGTCTATAAAATGAGCTGCTCGTAATGTGTAGATAATCTTTTCTACCGCAGTTTTTTCTAAATATATAACATTAGCCATGAAGAACTGCAAATATGTTGCTACTTCTCTCAACATTGCTGCCCTGATTTTATCAGGTGCTATCGACAAAGGTAAGTGGGGAAAAGTTGTGATGgaccactttctggaggacgatcgtgccatgctgactctctgactctgaaaatgaatcagacgatgaggaaatccctgatttAGGTAAAAACATTTTCATTGAAGACATTGTAGAGTCTTCTGATGACCGTGATGGAGAAGAAATGGCGACAATCAACAATGTTGTCACAGAAGAATGCGTAGGGAGTCGAAAAGAAAACACAGAAGGCTGTTTGTATAAAACATGTCTcaggattacatcttcaaattaAGGGTAACCATGGCATCAGTGACAGAGCGGGGGAAAGATCTGATGATACTTATAGCATTGCACACTGTCAGTGTGAACCAGAGTGACTTACCACAACGGGCTAAACAAGCTGTTCAAACTAAACGGAAACGACAGAGGACGTGAAGCTTTTATCTATGTATATGCGTAAGAATCAAACATTGAACCGATtttggttaactttagctagctatgaaAATCAGTTTGTATTGCTAATTAAAGCtggctgttagctagccagctggagTTCGATGGCTGGCTTGCTAAGTTTACTCTGGATTGGGATTTTGGTAAattttttagctagctaactttaacgttacatgtctaaacaaaagaccccaagttaaagcttgctgttatctagctaacattagcgcCGATTagatggctggcttgctagctaacagtaaCTTACATGTGTGAAATGTGTGTAACGTTAGTAtctggaatttgtctttcagcatcagTACAACACGCCTTACTGCAAGACCACCTATTCAAGACCTGCAGTTGTCTCAGGGGTGCCCTACTGAACCAGCAAGCAAAGACATCAGGATGCATTACAACTTTGATTTTGCTCAACAAGTAAGCAACCTTTCCTCCTTTTATACTGATTAAGgatatagatggatggatagatatcccaaaaaaataaaaaatatgtatatgGGAGGCAGGAAAATACATTTCACTGAGCGGTGAATTGACAGGAGTGAGACAATTTAATTGTAATTTATCTTAATGTTCTTTTGTTGTTTGCAGGTGCACTATCCTTCTTACCCTAtgcagccaggtcccatctacttttTAACTCCTCGCAAGTGTGGCTTGTTTGGTGTCTGCTGTGAAGGAATGCCACAACAAGTCAACTACTTGACTGATGAAGGCCTGTCATGCAGCAAAGGCAGCAGCGCAGTCATCAACTACATGCACCATTTCTTCACCAACTACGGAGTTGGGGAAACACGTGGGGACCTGAATTGTGATAACTGCAGTGGCCAAAACAAGAACAAGTTTGTGCTCTGGTATTCTGCCTGGCGGACCATGCACAAGATCCACCACAGTCTGGACCTTCACTTCCTGATCAGAGGCCACATCAAGTTTGCCCCGACTGGTGCTTCGGCCTCATCAAGCAGCGCTTCAGAAAGACCAGAGTGAATACTTTGTCTGAGATGGTTGGTGTTGTGAAAGACAGCACAGTGACAGGGGTCAACAtcccacagctggttggactggaggatAGTACGGTGCTGGTGGAAGGCTATGGCTGGCAACCACACCTGACTCCGTACTTCAGGCCGCTGCCACAGATCAAGCAGTACCAGCACTTCAGGTGAATATAATTTTAATTGCATTGTAAGAGGTTATTCTTCTTATCTAAACTTGAGAGGTGAATTGATGTTGTGCAAGGTTTTAATGTTTTCACATTTTTATTTCCTGTTTTCCAGCTTTGatgctctggagcctggtgttgtcgcCAAGGAGCGTTCAGTCAggaccaggtttcagctgctgcacaacgctgacatccttcctcccatagatggtctgcctgtacaagcaccacctggactggagAAATCTAGacaaacatatacagtgccttgcgaaagtattcggccgccttgaactttgcgaccttttgccacatttcaggcttcaaacataaagatataaaactgtattttttgtaaagaatcaacaacaagtgggacacaatcatgaaatggaacgaaaacctgatggagtctgcaaaagacctgagactgggacggagatttgtcttccaacaagacaatgatccaaaacataaagcaaaatctacaatggaatggttcaaaaataaacatatccaggtgttagaatggccaagtcaaagtccagacctgaatccaatcgagaatctgtggaaagaactgaaaactgctgttcacaaatgctctccatccaacctcactgagctcgagctgttttgcaaggaggaatgggaaaaatgtcagtctctcgatgtgcaaaactgatagagacataccccgagcgacttacagctgtaatcgcagcaaaaggtggcgctacaaagtattaacttgagggggctgaataattttgcacgcccaatttttcagtttttgatttgttaaaaaagtttgaa
Encoded proteins:
- the LOC118385013 gene encoding gem-associated protein 4-like; amino-acid sequence: MNQDSWLSCEKTAILQGGFLLANRLCQPASLSALQKEDWSKVGHPILQAVREICGQERGSCLSSVHWKKKIICVLWSKLLGRESEEDIEIGWRGNPFFSLQNSLPDINRTVMFELVKLKGFSQIYAQLLLCLPSSHLSSELEKLVQHITRNSTEEDVRVLLEVWWELWKGREGRQEDDLDTVFTNQWTRLPNTTGLSPHAAKRFKSNPDTPAPSTNDVLSILFHALEEVKEHLSTSDLCYRALSNCLDSLYTSHLIDQAIILPAEVQLQSLNSAVTVRKRHAGIEKFDLVQVISEAHSDLRAAHTPSQFKPCGMTLLQALQTVSQLTQTWEKRGLLEMIDSCDPSVLARRLKSCLARVLESLEELSMSETMDEGERQTLNNVQSTFRGLLVSLSFPDTESNAGEMAHIAVAIINHRLEGFRDFTTLFATELSWSLNVEEWISCLERNKNAFQRKDIVMKLVSTLIAKCQIDTEEVEHCRKLKDIIVNIFAELPLAEKNTTLAEMLTCSKKGLQSSLPQAVTEGFSEELNMAFNCIIQGGSAQKNLSLAVAAIARVAFQNPEATLRRCCHLAVVNHGAHSLLSNILQQLPGLRGGATGCTEGTGSSAGSLLCSCLQDTAMTKLSSAKEEDQFLHFLVALMQPSISESGQSFLHPEEVVCAFVLPHLSPSCSSTCSLELCLRLLHSAFSLDFQDASPHWVMNCSPFPLLCVLCQLLNEGCGCWELPAEGAPRHLSMESKVLLVTVLTALGKVVGREVASAPNSWSRALFWLYNKVEALDWTVRFHLKVVWGDHFKNEVPSSLLAVCELPEQEWSGLKLSQYGQGTGLLAWMECCALSDEVQDTMLTSLALDQHRPDDVNMFSKGLLVAVTQTLPWCTVAEWGRLLRAMRELLRSGRLHVPYSLEYVDFLPLLDLRPFSCELRLSVLLLRVLQLLCGSSCKDWLPGQGWAHVGLLYASAMREIIDSLRGKLSPSSSNTSIKDPKEERAATTTASQEVLFVLSQLFCHVQHIQVMMPGGQCESLFLCALEILTHYEAVLAAHPSCCSHLENKNTRHFFTTITDNLDSAEMKAVLHQKIAQLASSG
- the LOC118385033 gene encoding TLC domain-containing protein 3A-like; protein product: MYMLACGVVFFPGLFFISRKVLESTFKNLNDADVFVVSERLLSSIHATLATIVGFIIATASNDVMSDRHRLTNEFVWFGAPYMAFDIYAMYLSNYHSQKVKGDEAYMKHSLLTIKLFLLRYPLLVFHHMVLLTVFMPITLFLRTGLGGDFFIGCFFMAEFSTPFVSLGKVLIQLGLDDSRLHRVNGVMVLLSFFTCRILLFPYMYWVYGQQYIIPFHKVPFHLQLHCNLANLSLLAPQIYWFVLLCRKAYRLYLRQTGSTGQPSHKDGSKTD